tcacacacaaaaacagaaaaatcccaGTGGTAAGATGTCACCTGCCTGCTGTGTACCTCCACCTCTGCAGGTCAGAGTTGGTGGGACACCCGGTGGCCTCGCCTAGTTCGGCCCGGCCTTTGATCTGGAATGCCAGAAGTAATGATACTGTTTGTGAGATTGATCACAAACAGAGGTCCACTAAACAAAGACCATCTAAGAGATCAGAGACCAAGGAACTGTGAGTCTCCAAGTCAGTCTTAAAACAGCTGGTTTACCCAAGCTTCTAACTTCGATCAAAAGAATCAAAGTGGGCCAGGGAGGGGCTCTCAAACTGAGAGGTGAAAATCACAAACCTCCTACAGTACCAgcatgcaaaaaatatttgcaaggaatCTGCCCCAGTCTCTGTCACCACTGTTGGACTTGCAGTAGTTTCTGATAATCAGATTTTGTGGTCAGCCACAGGGTCTGACAGAGAGACATTATTAGCATCTGATTTGCCTCATGCACTGGGCTGAGCAGAATGAGAGGAAGCAGCAAAGCGTgtcacagcagaaacagagacTCACATCTCAAGAAGTCGTCCCTGTACTGAGGTTCCTGGACGGGTACGGCCTTGTACATCACGGCCTCTTCACCTGTTGAAGCACATGTAGAAAAGGATCAGAAAACATCTCACTTAGTCGAGGTCATTTCTGTCTCTGGTTCAGCACCGATGGCTTGACAGTCCTCAGCAGGGTTAAACATTTAACCTGCAACTGAATGGCCTCAGGCTGCAACTGAATGGCCCAAGAATGACCTCTGATTAAAAAGATGTGCAAACaaacaggacagaaaagagCCAGGAAGGTTTGACTTTCAAATCGGGTCAGTTCGTAGTATATCATATGGTTAATGGGTCATCCGTAACATTTTTATCAACGCACTACATCGGGTAGAACATTTTGTTGACTCACTTTTAATTGAGCGTTTCATTTTGGGCTCATCCAGCTGACAGAAGGTCATTTTGTTCACtgcaaatgaaaagaataaGAAGTTAGGCTTAGGGTTGAGTTAGGCAGGACTGTTGAGTGAAACTGAGAGGATTTGACTCTATCTGACCCGTTTTGGCGACCTTCACCAGCTCTTCGTTGCTGAATTCATTCAGGTGCTGCTTCATCTCGGAGACAGCTTTGGTCACAGAGCCGAAGGTGAAGTAGGGATTTACGGAGACTGAAGGCAACTCCTCAGCCTCCGTCTGGGCTAGCAGCATGTGGTAACTCTACAAACCAAAATCAGCATCACTTTTGACATCAACTAGGGTTAGAGGTGGTTTAAGTATTTCTTTGGTGTTCTTGTTTTCTACCTGGATGAAGTGGATGTGGTCCTCAGTGCGGGACAGTTGGGTGATATGAGTGTCTCTCTTCTTCAAGTCGGCAATCTCATGAGTCAAACGCTCCATGTGGCCCTCTGCATTGTTGAGTGCAGCTCTCTTGTTTGATGATATCAGCTTGGTCATCTCCTGTTGCATCCTTTCTATGGAGCGCATCATGTCACTAAACATCTTCTCGCATTCCTGGAGCGCTCTCTGGGCCGAGTTCTACAGTGAGAGACATGACTGTCATATAAATCAAGCGGTTGCCtcatcatttttttcccccacagtaAGCTTAAAGACGCTGTCATCACTCTTTTCAGATGGAATGCTGTCAGGGGTGGCTGACTCAATGTTTCGTGGTTAGTCTGGTCTTATCTGTCTGATAGATGATGGGGGTTACGAACCTTGATTGAGTCCACAGcttgtttcagctcctccatctgCTTGAGACGGTCATGAATCTTTTCCTGGATTTCAGCCTGGGTGGAGCCCAGACGTTGCTAAAATTGAAACAAGAGAAATTGGAAATAATTATGAGCGCAGTGCCACAAATGAGCTGCTAAGTCACAAATGCTAGACTTGATGTTGCAGGGTACGGCTCTGAGCTGATTCTGGAAACTGTCTTTGTGACCAATAGATATTTTCAATACATGAGTCTTGCTGTTTTTTCTGACAGTTTAATCTGATTCATATCCTGCTCAACCTTGCATTACACAGTGAACTATTGTCCAAATTTACACAAGTCTACATTATTAAACGTGTTGTCTTTAAGCAGAGTATATTGTTGGATTATCAAGATATCAAAAAGTCAGTCTCCAACCAGTCTGGCATGTTTATTAGTTGTACTTATAGTTTACATACCTGCTCTTCAGCTCTTTCCTGCTCTGCTGACACCATGTCATGACCCTTATGCTCTTTCACCGTACACAGCACACAGATACACATCTGATCGGTGCGGCAGAACAGCTCCAAGCCTTTCtgatgctgtgggcagatcTGCCTGTCTAGGTGGCCAATTTCGTCAACCAGTTTGTGCCTTTTGAAAGTGGCTGACTCAAAGTGGGGCTTAAGGTGCTTCTCGCAGTAGGAGGCCAGGCACATCAGGCAGGTCTTGATGGCTTTGTGCTTTTTGCCGACGCAGATGTCGCAGCCAACATCTTGGGGTCCGGCGTAGTTGTAGTCCGGGGACGGAGGGGCTGGTGGAAAGGCCTCAGAGTTGCGTTGGATGGTGGACTGGCGGGAGCCTCCCATGCGCCTTGGAGTGGGCCTTTTGTTGTAAGTCACCCTGCACTCAGGGCAGACGTATGAGCCAGTGTGGTCTGCATGGTCCCAGTAGGTCTGTAGGCAGATGGAGCAGAAGATGTGGCCACACGGGATGGACACGGGATCCCTCAGATATTCCTTACAGAGGTAGCAGCTGTCCTGATCAGAAGACATGGTGAAGAAAACTTTCTTATTCCGAGAAGATGCTACGAAAAGAGAAGCTGAATTGTCTCAGCACAGTGGCAAAGTGATCCTACAGGTAGTGCAAGCACAAGTTTTATAGAGTAAACAGAGGGAGGTTAAACTGGTTAAGCCGAAACCAGTAAAACATGGGCGGGGtaaaaaacaggaacaagtGAATGTGTCCGACTCTTACAGAGTACTGAGAGAATGAATGAAATGTGTGATCAAAAGATACAACTGTTGTTCTTGAGctatggaacaaaaaaaaatagtctttCAGTGATATATTATTACAAATATTGGAACATCTTCGGTTAAGGGATTTTTAACAAAGTAAGAAATGCAATCAGAGTAAGAAATTTggaatttgattaaatttaatcaaatttccTTGTTACAAAAAGAtcagcaaaaagaagaaaacaaacattatacGTAACTGAGATAAAGTGCTAAGAAAACCACAGGTGTGCCTACACTGAAGTGGACTTCAGCTGGTTAGTACCTGGAATGAACGCTGTCATGTCATGCACTTATATTTACAGGAATCAGAGTGCAAACAAGATGACCTCTTTATGAGAGCAGATTTTCTGCTCTTTGATGGATGATTTTACAGCTCCATGTCAACAGTAGAAACAAACTACAATGTCTGATCACTGAAATAGTTGCTCCTTTTAATGACATggctaatttaaataaataacctttATATCAATGACTGTAGCTCATTGTTTCTCAACCAATTTAGTGCCACTTTAAATTTGATAgtacaataatatttagatttgtaagtttatttgaaaaattacCTCTTCCCCTGATGTCAGACTGAGAGATTTCTCTCCAACCTTGGCCTTGAAATCCAATTGAATATGACTAAAAGTTAGTGACAAACAGTTCATTTGCATTTCTGGCAATCTGTATCCCAGTAAAGCATTAACATAATTTAGTGAAGGTGTTGCTCCACTGTTTGAAGGTATTGTTAATTGCAATTTGTGTGGCTACTGAGGACATCAACAGAAAATCCCACTTCGTTTTAGGACTGGAGCATGGTTACGTTGGGTTTCACGTAACTGTTAGCAATACTAGCCATTAGCACAATCACAACTAGCCtgtatggaccttaccaagctcctcCCACAGCTGACCCActtgaccgcaagtctcacaaacaaagccttgcgccgcgttgtttctatgtaaacatgactcgattagtgcatcatttctaccggattttcacaatatatcagctactacaatagacagaggaactaacaagttcatgtcatcttttttggatgagatcaaggtgtttgagccACGGGATGCCTCCAACATTGTGCACGTCACAGCAAAATGCGTTTGCTCGATGAGGAAAACGGCAGATCCACACACCCTCTACATCAGGGGTACCCAAactttttgagaccaagatctactttttctttcaccagccggctgagatctaaatcatgacacgaagacataaaaattgtaaattaaactctattgacttattttatgtgcaatatacatcagttatagcagaaatattaaagtgatagaaaaccttatgcagtttcttcctcagtgagactctgtcactgggaggaggttactggtttctcagtcacaagctggttgcaaacctgaggccagcaggtgtcagtcagttatggtagatctgaaatttggtttgatgactgaaatatgagaagctacagactgataggaggaaccaaagagctctgtaaaggtaaaggcaaatcttctgaagttgggatataattaatttaatttcacataattatcgcggtagaagctatttgtttgttaaaattttatgaaatatatttgttctatttgatgtttgttgtgaatgacgtaaactcacaaacgaacgaggtaattagtccaacgtttagaaactacagcggctgtaatgcgccacagcaaaggtaaacaaaggtaaaataacccgaacaggtgatcaactcaaaaccactcctacctttttactctctctctctctctttgtagtttaagcacacctgttaccgtggcaaccggtAACAGGTGCTAGCTAGGCTGCGCCCCGCAAGCCTAGgtaagattacgttaaaaacataacattcagtccgttacaatatcaagtttccaggcttgatatttatttctcgattattaatcagcgcttccctgaacacagcgatgattgactgactagctgtacttggtgctaacgtggctaacacgagtaacagtttagtccaaagccttttctgctaaaataaaatctttagtgtatgtcagatacagataCATtggatattgatctgtttagctaacgtaagactgtgtagcagacaggcttcaaggtgtagaagttgtatcagttctgcctttatgctgtacttagctaacgggaagctaagtgtgtttgtgagacggccacgcacgttgTAGCCGCGCTGCTACGCAAATGGACATcagcccctgtggtaaggtccatattACTAAAGCTTGAACTTctacacattttgtcatgttttatcattgaacttctatgtattttggggggattttgaGTGATATATTGCCACAAAGGAGTTCATATCTGCGAAGTGAATGGAAGATAACACAGGATTCCTGGCATGCACTTAATACATTTGCAAGCCAAGCTAGTCCGATTttgatttacaaaaacatttaaaacctgcGGAACATTTTACTTCCACTCCCTACATGTGCTACTTTATGAtcatctgtcacataaaacccaGATAAAATGTATTCAGGCTTTTAGTATCAGCTGACACGAATACCTTTAGAAGGTACTGTTGTCTTCTTCAGTCAGTGTGATGCTGACCTTCACCCCCTCTGAAGCCAGTTAATCATCAACTCTTTCAGTACTGATTTCCCTGGACAGGAAGCCTCCTGGTTTCTACTGTTCACCTTTTAagcttgatttttcttttagcttgAAAGCAATTCAAATCCAacataagtggaaaaaaaatcctgcctTGTAAATAaggaaattttttaaaaaccctgcTTTTCTGTATGTTAAAAACTCCTGTGTATATAATTCATCTCACAGAGCGAGCACACCTCCCAGCCAAGATGGAGTTTCAGCGCCGTTGAGATGGAGCAAGGAATGCAACTACACTTGATAGCCCAGATAACAGGAGGGCCAGGAAAGCTTGCTTAAAAGATTCCATTGTGTTTGGGCCAGCAGGGCCTGAGCAGAGTGCCAAGCATTATATAGGGTCTGTTGTGTGTCAAACAACAGGAACCGCAGCTGACATCTAAAACCAAACGAAGcctattatttcacttatttcatCTCTATAATTGGGATTAATGGTGaacattaatttgttttcatgaaaTTCAATTCTGTTATTTGTGAATGTTAATTTGTTGACCTGATTATGTTTTACATAACTAACCCCTGATAGTATTAGCTTTATAAGGCGGCTTGATAACACAATTTAGACTAAATGGCTTCATAGCAGCAGTTAGTAGTCCGTTGTAACTGCATACATTTCATGTGTAAATTAGTTTAGCTAAATTTGCTGATTGCAAATTAACTTTCAATGCATGACATTAACATAAGTTAGCCCTGACATCTGACGGATCAGCTGCACACAGTCAGGGAGTGCCAGTAGGAGTGGAGGCTGTTATTGTTCTGCAGCATTATTTGGTTTGGATCACCATGAGTTTCTGAGCAAAATGTTCTCTTATTCCCCACTAAGACACTCCCTGATACAAATATTCACACCTAATCTTTTCAGTTTGTCCTTCGCTCAACAATTTTCCACCAAAAGTGGACTTTGTTCTcattaaacaaaataagcatttttttatagAGTAGGGAGGGAAAAAAGCTTCGCTGTGCTTCTTTCATGAGAGATGTCTTGGCCATGTGAAGTATTTTATCTCAtctttttggacattttgtctcagtcagaatctgtttcgtatcaaacagaaatagtttaagacaagaaaaatgtttctgagataaaaagaagcaaatgaCTTTCTTACATAAGGTCTTCTCTGTGCTGACATGGGTGTGTCCCAGAACACACTTCCCGGCAGTTGTTTTCGGACAAAAGCTCAGCGGTGGCCTTCCTTTGAAGTTTTCACTCTGACCGCTGAATATCTGACCAAATCAGAATCCATATATCATGtcataatacattttacatgcagaaagaccacTCCATATCTTTACTTCTATGTCAATCCTGAATTTGGGAATATGGAAGTGCTGTTTTGGGTTTGGTCCAGTTTCCCCACTCGTATTAGGACCTCGCCTGaattcttttcagtttttaaatatgtataaaaaaaccaaaagggtgccatctgttttcagttttcttgctCGTCCTCTGTAAATtgtatctttttctttccctttgaTCAAACACCGTTTGTCCTCCCCTGCACTCGCTCCCCTGCAGAAGACGTACGCCCAAACCACTGACCTTGGACTGAACTCAAGTTAACTGGAAACTTTCTGCTTCCTTCAACAAAAAAGTATTCTACTTTTGTCAAAGAGCGGCTACATCCtttatattgtatatatttattacgagaattgtattatttagtaaatagcaaaaataatgagacaatgttttattgctttcttcAAGTTCAGAAGTTTAAACAGTTTGGAACTGCTTAGAACGGGATTTTATGGCTTATTTTGGCTAATTTAAGTGAGTTAGAAATTTTTTTAGGCAACACCTGAAAACACTACACATACTTGAGAGATAAATTTACAAAGATATTAAGATAAGAATTGTGGACCTCCACAAGTTTGGTACAAATTCCTTGAAAGTGCTGCGTTCATCTGATCATAAAAATATGTGCAAGTATACTCAGCATGAAAATGTCCCAGAAATGTCCTTACAGTCCC
This region of Xiphophorus hellerii strain 12219 chromosome 11, Xiphophorus_hellerii-4.1, whole genome shotgun sequence genomic DNA includes:
- the ftr83 gene encoding finTRIM family, member 83 — its product is MSSDQDSCYLCKEYLRDPVSIPCGHIFCSICLQTYWDHADHTGSYVCPECRVTYNKRPTPRRMGGSRQSTIQRNSEAFPPAPPSPDYNYAGPQDVGCDICVGKKHKAIKTCLMCLASYCEKHLKPHFESATFKRHKLVDEIGHLDRQICPQHQKGLELFCRTDQMCICVLCTVKEHKGHDMVSAEQERAEEQQRLGSTQAEIQEKIHDRLKQMEELKQAVDSIKNSAQRALQECEKMFSDMMRSIERMQQEMTKLISSNKRAALNNAEGHMERLTHEIADLKKRDTHITQLSRTEDHIHFIQSYHMLLAQTEAEELPSVSVNPYFTFGSVTKAVSEMKQHLNEFSNEELVKVAKTVNKMTFCQLDEPKMKRSIKSEEAVMYKAVPVQEPQYRDDFLRYACQLTLDPNTAYRQLYLSRGNKKAALKRDPQDYEDNPSRFDSLPQVLCKENLAGGAYYWEVDWSGEGTALGVTYKGIKRTGYGDSCRIGYNRKSWSLFCSDSSYSARHSKDQTEIKAPYSSRIGVFLDYDGGTLSFYTVGDTMSLLHRFKTSFSEPVYPGFWVWYDSAITLVQL